The DNA segment TTTGTTTGTTTGGATTTTCCTTTTTTATGCTCAACTTTCATGCTGGTGTCTTCTTTGGGCTTCTTGGCAAAGTCAGCTGCATCTAACCCAAGTTTGTTAAGCTTTTTCTGAATTTCTTCAAGATCCTGCGCTTCAAAAATCTCTACGTATTGAGCTTCTTCATCTTCTTTTGTAAGCTCCGCCAGCTCTTTGTCATCATATACAAAATGGGTTTTTTGCTCCACTTTTACCATATAAACTGGCATCTTCTTGGTCTTTTTGTTCTCATTTTGCATATATTCTTTAATATTTACTCCCCTTTTGCCCAAAACGACAACAGCTCTTTCCAGCTCCACTAAAACGCCAACAATTTCCTTAAGCTGGGCATCGGTGTATTGCTGTTTTCCTTTAAGGCGAGTTAACTTAACCCCATCAGTTCCTAAATCAAGGATCAGGTTATTCATATGGGCTTCGGTTTCAATATATTCTTCCCGGTTCCCGCGCTTTACCTTATAAAGCGGCGGCTGCGCGATATAAACATGGCCGGCTTCCAAAAGCGCGTTCATATGACGGTACAAAAGAGTTAAAAGAAGGGTCCGGATGTGAGAACCATCAACGTCCGCGTCGCACATGAGGATAATTTTATGATAGCGCAATTTGGCGATATCAAATTCTTCACCAATTCCTGCGCCAAGCGCCGTAATAATGGTGCGAATTTCTTCATTGCTTAAGATCTTGTCTAAACGGGATTTTTCGACGTTCAAGATCTTTCCTTTTAAAGGCAAAATGGCCTGAAAGGTGCGGTCACGCCCCTGCTTAGCGGAACCGCCGGCCGAATCACCTTCGACCAAATAAAGTTCGCATAGTGACGGATCGCGTTCGGAACAATCCGCTAACTTGCCGGGTAGCCCGCCGCTTTCTAAAGCGCCTTTACGGCGCGTAAGCTCTCGGGCTTTTCGCGCCGCCTCGCGTGCTCGAGATGCTAAGAGAACTTTGTCAACCACCTTATTGGCCACCGATGGGTTTTCTTCAAAGAAGCTTGCCAAGGCCTCAAGAGTGGCTGAAGCAACAATTCCGTCGGCTTCCGAGTTTCCTAATTTTGTTTTTGTCTGTCCTTCAAACTGCGGATTGGGGATTTTTACGCTGATAACCGCCGTTAAACCTTCTCGAGTATCATCTCCGGAAATGGTGATCTCGCCTTTGAGCAAATTTTTATTTTTCGCGTGTTGATTAATGGCGCGTGTTAACGCCGAGCGAAATCCGCTTAAATGCGTTCCACCCTCGACGGTATTAATATTGTTAGCAAAGGTGAACACATTTTCAGTGTATCCGTCGTTATATTGAAGTGCGACTTCAATGACAATATTGTCTTTTTCCCGGGTAAAATAAATAACCTTATTATGTAAAACATTTTTGTTGGCTGATAAATGCTCCACGAAAGAAACGATCCCTCCTTTGAACTGAAAGATGGTTTCTTTTTCTTTATCACCGCGCTTGTCGGTTAATTTGATCAAAAGCCCTTTATTAAGGAAGGCTAATTCACGCAAGCGTTTTGATAAAATATCGTACGAAAAAACCTGGCTTTCTTTAAAGATCGTTTTATCGGGCTTGAAGGTGACTTTGGTTCCGGTTGTTTTTGTTTTTCCGATGACGGTTAATTTGGAAACCGTCTTGCCGCGCTCGTAACGTTGATGA comes from the Candidatus Omnitrophota bacterium genome and includes:
- the gyrB gene encoding DNA topoisomerase (ATP-hydrolyzing) subunit B → MTKAKKTTKAKQEETMPEKEQAKTAVAEKSEKQKTKAAGNYDATSIQVLEGLEAVRMRPAMYIGDTTSRGLHHMVYEVVDNSIDEAMAGVCDTIEVVVNPNGSISVSDNGRGIPVDIHKTEKKPAVEVALTMLHAGGKFDHRTYKVSGGLHGVGVSVVNGLSEWLEVEVKRDGKIHHQRYERGKTVSKLTVIGKTKTTGTKVTFKPDKTIFKESQVFSYDILSKRLRELAFLNKGLLIKLTDKRGDKEKETIFQFKGGIVSFVEHLSANKNVLHNKVIYFTREKDNIVIEVALQYNDGYTENVFTFANNINTVEGGTHLSGFRSALTRAINQHAKNKNLLKGEITISGDDTREGLTAVISVKIPNPQFEGQTKTKLGNSEADGIVASATLEALASFFEENPSVANKVVDKVLLASRAREAARKARELTRRKGALESGGLPGKLADCSERDPSLCELYLVEGDSAGGSAKQGRDRTFQAILPLKGKILNVEKSRLDKILSNEEIRTIITALGAGIGEEFDIAKLRYHKIILMCDADVDGSHIRTLLLTLLYRHMNALLEAGHVYIAQPPLYKVKRGNREEYIETEAHMNNLILDLGTDGVKLTRLKGKQQYTDAQLKEIVGVLVELERAVVVLGKRGVNIKEYMQNENKKTKKMPVYMVKVEQKTHFVYDDKELAELTKEDEEAQYVEIFEAQDLEEIQKKLNKLGLDAADFAKKPKEDTSMKVEHKKGKSKQTKKEKDDNKPLFLIEDEKEEHEFLSLQEILEFIRTEAHKGMHVQRYKGLGEMNPQQLWDTTMDPAKRTLLQVALEDAVEADKMFTTLMGDEVEPRRAFIEANAHQVKNLDV